TAGCAAGCATTTCCTGGTCAATCTCTTCTAAATGAATAGAAAGCTTACCTTCCAGTTGCGAAACAGAATATTTTAAACCTTCTTCTGTTTTAGCATTTATAATATCCATGACAGCTTCTGCCTGTGTCAGATCAAGTCGACCATTTAAAAATGCTCTCTTGGTAAACTCCCCTGGTTCAGCCATTCTGATTCCCGATTCGAGAAGGAGGTTTAATATCTTTCTCATCGGTACAATCCCACCATGACAATTGATTTCCACCACATCTTCGGCCGTATAGGAATGAGGTTTAACCATTTTCGAAACCAGAACCTCATCGATATCCAAACCGATTTTCGGGTCAAACATCTGTCCATATAAAAGCTGATGGGATGATGCGTCTGACAAAGTTTTTCCTTTAGGATTTTTAAAGAGCGGCTCCACTTTTAATACCGCCTCGTCACCACTGACACGAATGATGCCAATCCCGGCACCACCAAGTCCTGTGGCCACAGCAGCAATAGTATCTTCGTTTAATAATTGTTCTTTCATTTTTTCTCCTGAAACATTTTCTAACACTTTATAATATAATAAAGACCTTTATAAAACAAGAATAAACCATTTGTTAATGACTTATAAATTAATTTATTCTGCAATACAGATTACGATAAATTTTTTGCTAAAGAAAAAGCTTCGGATATGAGATCAAGGTAACTTGAATTCATATCCGAAGCTTTATTTTAACAATAACTGTTAATTCCGATCTTTCATCTGAATGACCACGTGACGATAAGGTTCATCCCCTTCGCTGTAAGTAAAAACGTTAGGATGATTTTGAAGTTTAGCATGAATAACCCGGCGTTCAGACGCATTCATAGGCTCCAGGACCATCTTCTTACGATAATATACGGCTTTTCCAGCCATTTTTTCACCTAATGCTTCAAGGGTTTTTTCCCGCTTGGCTCGGTAATTTTCTGTATCCAGTACAACCCGAACATATTCATCAATATCACGATTAATCACCAGACTGACAAGGTACTGGATAGAATCCAGAGTTTGACCACGTCGGCCAATCAGAACGCCCATATTATTGCCTTCAAGGTTAATGAACAAAACTTTATCATCAAGGTTAGTCGTGATTTTACAGGGAATTTCCATAGCATTAAAAACATCAGTCAGAAAAGTACGCGCCTTCTCCTGAGGATCGTTTTTAAGGGTAAGCTCAACAATAGCTTCTTTTTTACCAAAAAGCTTCATAAAACCGCTATCCGGCACCTGCAGTATATTTACATCGACTTGCTCTTTTGTCACACCAAGTTCCTGTAATCCATTGTTTATCGCTTCTTCAACTGTTTTTCCGGTACCTGTTACAATCTCGTTCATGATCCCTCTCCTTAGTTTATTTTTAGCCGGTCACCTTATGCTTTATCATCATCCCTTTCAGGAATCTCGGAAACCGGTTTTTTTCTGCTTTCATTCCGATTATTAGACTTGATTTTCTTTTTTGTTGCCGGCTTAGTCAATGGTTCTTTCCGCTCCGGTTTGTCGTTTTGATTATCCTGCTGACTCATACCAGAACGTTTGGCAGCCAGATCCGCTTTTCTTTCCTTTTCCGCTTCCTGTACCCGACGCTCAGCTTCTTCCGGGGAAATTTCCGGTTCAGGAATCCGCATCATAACAAACTGCTGGACAAAAGTAAAGATATTCTGAACTACCCAGTAAAGGGCAACTCCGGCGGGT
This genomic interval from Eubacteriaceae bacterium ES3 contains the following:
- the jag gene encoding RNA-binding cell elongation regulator Jag/EloR, with translation MNEIVTGTGKTVEEAINNGLQELGVTKEQVDVNILQVPDSGFMKLFGKKEAIVELTLKNDPQEKARTFLTDVFNAMEIPCKITTNLDDKVLFINLEGNNMGVLIGRRGQTLDSIQYLVSLVINRDIDEYVRVVLDTENYRAKREKTLEALGEKMAGKAVYYRKKMVLEPMNASERRVIHAKLQNHPNVFTYSEGDEPYRHVVIQMKDRN